A genome region from Falco biarmicus isolate bFalBia1 chromosome 11, bFalBia1.pri, whole genome shotgun sequence includes the following:
- the JUN gene encoding transcription factor Jun, whose translation MSAKMEPTFYEDALNASFVPPESGGYGYNNAKVLKQNMTLNLSDPSSNLKPHLRNKNADILTSPDVGLLKLASPELERLIIQSSNGLITTTPTPTQFLCPKNVTDEQEGFAEGFVRALAELHNQNTMPSVTSAAQPVNSGMAPVSSMAGNSSFNTNLHSEPPVYANLSNFNPNALNSAPNYNTNNMGYAPQHHINPQMPVQHPRLQALKEEPQTVPEMPGETPPLSPIDMESQERIKAERKRMRNRIAASKCRKRKLERIARLEEKVKTLKAQNSELASTANMLREQVAQLKQKVMNHVNSGCQLMLTQQLQTF comes from the coding sequence ATGAGTGCAAAGATGGAGCCTACTTTCTACGAGGATGCTCTGAACGCCAGCTTCGTGCCGCCGGAGAGCGGCGGGTATGGATATAATAACGCCAAAGTGCTGAAGCAGAACATGACGCTGAACCTGTCCGACCCATCCAGCAACCTGAAGCCGCACCTGAGGAACAAGAACGCCGACATCCTCACCTCCCCCGACGTGGGGCTCCTGAAACTGGCCTCGCCTGAACTGGAGCGGCTCATCATCCAGTCCAGCAACGGGTTAATCACCACCACGCCAACCCCGACGCAGTTCCTCTGCCCCAAAAACGTTACCGACGAGCAAGAGGGGTTCGCGGAAGGCTTTGTGAGAGCCTTGGCGGAACTGCACAACCAGAACACCATGCCCAGCGTGACCTCCGCCGCTCAACCTGTGAACAGCGGCATGGCACCTGTGTCCTCCATGGCCGGCAACAGTAGCTTCAATACAAATTTGCACAGTGAGCCCCCGGTGTACGCTAATCTCAGCAACTTCAACCCCAACGCGCTCAACTCCGCACCTAACTACAACACAAACAACATGGGCTACGCACCTCAGCATCACATAAACCCCCAGATGCCGGTGCAGCATCCCAGGCTTCAGGCTTTGAAAGAAGAGCCTCAGACTGTACCTGAAATGCCAGGGGAAACTCCTCCCCTGTCCCCTATTGATATGGAGTCGCAGGAGAGAATCAAAGCCGAGAGAAAACGCATGAGAAACAGAATCGCAGCATCCAAATGCCGGAAAAGGAAGTTGGAAAGGATTGCCAGGttggaagaaaaagtgaaaactttGAAAGCCCAGAACTCAGAGCTGGCATCCACTGCCAACATGCTCAGAGAACAGGTTGCACAGCTTAAGCAGAAGGTCATGAACCATGTCAACAGCGGGTGCCAGCTAATGCTAACACAACAGTTGCAAACGTTTTGA